One stretch of Oceanimonas pelagia DNA includes these proteins:
- the cas3f gene encoding type I-F CRISPR-associated helicase Cas3f codes for MNVLLISRCSKNALTETRRILDQFAGRKGDRAWQTPITWDGLTTLRKLLRKTARKNTAVACHWIRGKDHSELMWIVGDNSRFNAEGTVPTNTTGRNILRQQDENDWHTAEDIKLLAALAALLHDLGKACKAFQSRLVGKGPQGANLYRHEWISLRLFQAFVGNDDDAGWLSRLENADKFSHDWLDNLVKDGLDNTDPYPFRSLPPLAQAIGWLIITHHRLPGRPSLEGLRAEELDMPLADIDSQWNQRTDNPDPKEIAPYWTFEAPLPVVTQRWRTQAAKYAQRLQQRRERAPDGWLTNAYVMHLARLSLMLSDHHYSSLSEPNLRVKGEDNYPLYANTNRKTGELCQRLDEHLLGVAKVSRSVSHHLPTLSENLPRLARHKGFRKRSQHARFRWQDHAFDLAEGLKTRAARQGFFGINMASTGCGKTLANGRILYALANPQQGARFSVALGLRTLTLQTGQAYRDRLHLGDDELAVRVGGSASRQLYEFHEAQAEASGSASSQSLVPEDSHVVFEGNFADHPVLKTAGHDDRIKALISAPVLVCTVDHLIPATESERGGHQIAPMLRLLSSDLVLDEIDDFDINDLPALTRLVYWAGLLGSRVLLSSATIPPSLSEGLFRAYKAGREQFQCNRGEPGTAVNICCAWFDEHDRMHEDCPDEASYVRAHLRFVEKRSQKLARDGIRRRAELSRLTTLTGQSQLLRQGFAQDLMQQAMVLHQAHYTVDPHSQKRVSFGLARMANIEPMVEVAKAIYAMGAESGILIHLCVYHSQYPLLLRSAIEQQLDSALNRKDSNAVFELPEIRRRIDTYAQQDQLFIVLASPVAEVGRDHDYDWAIVEPSSMRSLIQLAGRVRRHRPDVYEVPNIALLHTNLRALEHKGKPAFCRPGFESADFLLSSHDLEQLLLPEERNVIDARPRILPRSELNPRASLVDLEHARLQAQMLGERAPQAAAAGNNRRRRRTEPVQPLSAASCYQRSGAMLTSILQRRQPFRESHTVQDDLVLLPDEDGVNAQLHKIEFSREQRKDVYIPVDHLLHRVQLACAEGVVTWGAEDYLTALETLAEKMELPLDVCARRFGTLSLDQKDNGWEFHPALGFTVRR; via the coding sequence ATGAATGTGTTGCTGATTTCCCGTTGCAGTAAAAATGCACTCACCGAAACCCGGCGCATTCTGGACCAGTTTGCCGGGCGGAAAGGGGACAGAGCCTGGCAAACGCCCATTACCTGGGACGGTCTGACTACCTTGCGCAAGTTATTGCGCAAGACCGCCCGTAAAAATACGGCGGTGGCCTGTCACTGGATCAGAGGCAAGGATCATAGTGAATTGATGTGGATCGTAGGCGATAACAGCCGCTTTAATGCGGAGGGCACAGTGCCGACCAACACCACCGGGCGAAACATTCTGCGCCAGCAGGATGAAAATGACTGGCATACCGCAGAAGACATCAAGTTACTGGCAGCGCTGGCGGCATTACTCCATGATTTGGGCAAGGCCTGCAAGGCATTTCAGTCAAGGCTGGTGGGTAAAGGTCCGCAAGGTGCCAACCTTTACCGGCATGAGTGGATATCGCTGCGTTTGTTTCAGGCATTTGTGGGTAATGATGACGATGCTGGCTGGCTCTCTCGCCTGGAGAATGCAGATAAATTCAGTCATGACTGGCTGGATAACCTGGTAAAGGACGGGCTGGATAATACGGATCCTTATCCTTTTCGCTCGCTACCACCGCTGGCTCAGGCCATAGGCTGGCTGATTATCACCCATCATCGTCTGCCCGGCCGGCCCAGCCTGGAAGGGCTCAGGGCGGAAGAGCTTGATATGCCGCTGGCGGATATAGATTCACAGTGGAATCAGCGTACAGACAATCCTGACCCCAAAGAGATAGCGCCTTACTGGACCTTTGAAGCGCCGTTGCCGGTGGTCACGCAGCGCTGGCGTACCCAGGCGGCAAAATATGCTCAGCGTTTACAGCAGCGCCGGGAGCGAGCACCTGATGGCTGGCTGACGAATGCTTATGTTATGCACCTGGCCCGTTTATCGCTGATGCTTTCTGACCATCACTATTCCAGCCTGTCTGAACCCAACCTGCGCGTTAAGGGCGAAGATAACTATCCACTTTATGCTAATACCAACCGAAAAACCGGCGAGCTTTGTCAGCGGCTGGACGAGCATCTGCTGGGCGTGGCCAAAGTCAGCCGCAGTGTCAGTCATCATTTGCCGACCCTGAGTGAAAACCTGCCTCGCCTGGCACGCCATAAAGGATTCAGAAAACGTAGCCAGCATGCGCGTTTTCGCTGGCAGGATCATGCTTTTGACCTGGCCGAAGGCTTAAAAACGCGTGCCGCCCGGCAGGGTTTTTTCGGCATCAATATGGCCTCCACCGGCTGCGGTAAAACATTGGCCAATGGCCGTATTTTGTATGCGCTGGCCAATCCTCAGCAGGGGGCGCGATTTTCCGTGGCACTGGGGCTAAGAACCCTCACGTTGCAAACCGGTCAGGCCTATCGTGATCGCCTGCATCTTGGGGATGATGAGCTGGCCGTCAGGGTAGGCGGCAGTGCCAGCCGCCAGCTGTATGAATTTCATGAAGCTCAGGCCGAGGCCAGTGGCTCGGCATCGTCCCAGTCTCTGGTGCCGGAAGACAGCCATGTGGTGTTTGAAGGCAATTTTGCCGATCACCCGGTGCTCAAAACAGCCGGCCATGACGACAGGATCAAGGCCCTTATTTCGGCACCCGTGCTGGTATGCACAGTCGATCACCTGATCCCGGCAACGGAAAGCGAGCGGGGCGGCCATCAGATTGCGCCCATGTTGCGCTTGCTCAGCAGCGATCTGGTGCTGGATGAAATTGATGACTTCGATATCAACGATCTGCCGGCACTCACACGCCTGGTCTATTGGGCGGGTCTGCTTGGCAGCCGGGTATTGTTGTCTTCAGCCACCATTCCCCCGTCCTTGTCGGAAGGGTTGTTTCGTGCCTACAAGGCAGGGCGGGAACAATTTCAGTGCAACAGGGGAGAGCCGGGCACGGCGGTAAACATCTGTTGTGCCTGGTTTGATGAGCATGACCGCATGCATGAAGACTGCCCGGATGAAGCAAGTTACGTCCGGGCACACCTGCGTTTTGTAGAAAAGCGGTCTCAGAAGCTTGCCCGGGACGGCATACGCCGGCGGGCAGAGCTGTCACGCCTGACCACATTAACCGGACAGTCTCAGTTGTTACGCCAGGGGTTTGCACAGGATCTGATGCAGCAGGCCATGGTTTTGCATCAGGCGCACTACACGGTGGATCCGCATTCGCAAAAACGGGTGAGTTTTGGCTTGGCACGCATGGCCAACATTGAGCCTATGGTGGAAGTGGCCAAAGCCATTTATGCCATGGGGGCCGAAAGCGGCATCCTTATTCACCTTTGTGTTTACCACTCTCAATATCCGTTACTGCTCCGTTCAGCCATTGAGCAGCAGCTGGATAGCGCACTGAACCGAAAAGACAGCAATGCCGTGTTTGAGCTGCCGGAGATTCGCCGGCGAATTGATACTTATGCGCAGCAGGATCAGCTGTTTATTGTGCTCGCCAGCCCGGTTGCAGAAGTGGGCAGGGACCACGACTACGACTGGGCCATTGTAGAGCCTTCCTCCATGCGCTCGCTGATTCAGCTTGCCGGCCGTGTTCGCCGTCACCGGCCAGACGTGTACGAAGTGCCCAATATTGCGCTGTTACATACCAATCTGAGAGCGCTGGAGCACAAGGGCAAGCCCGCCTTCTGCCGGCCCGGTTTTGAAAGCGCCGACTTTTTACTGAGCAGCCATGATCTGGAACAGCTGCTGTTGCCCGAAGAGCGGAATGTGATTGATGCCAGGCCCCGAATTTTGCCCCGCAGCGAGCTGAACCCCAGAGCCAGTCTGGTGGACCTGGAGCATGCCCGGCTGCAGGCACAAATGCTGGGTGAGCGAGCGCCCCAGGCGGCAGCGGCTGGTAATAATCGCCGGCGGCGCAGAACTGAGCCGGTACAACCACTGTCTGCCGCCAGTTGTTATCAGCGTTCAGGTGCCATGCTCACATCCATTCTGCAGCGCCGGCAGCCGTTTCGGGAAAGTCATACCGTGCAGGATGACCTGGTGCTGTTGCCCGATGAAGACGGCGTGAACGCACAACTGCACAAGATCGAGTTCAGCCGGGAGCAACGCAAGGATGTTTATATTCCGGTGGATCACCTGTTGCACCGGGTGCAGCTTGCTTGTGCCGAAGGGGTAGTGACCTGGGGCGCGGAAGATTACCTGACTGCGCTGGAGACGCTGGCCGAAAAAATGGAGCTGCCTCTTGATGTTTGCGCGCGGCGTTTTGGCACCCTGTCACTCGATCAAAAAGATAATGGCTGGGAGTTTCACCCGGCCCTTGGGTTTACCGTGCGCCGTTAA
- the cas1f gene encoding type I-F CRISPR-associated endonuclease Cas1f, with product MDDLSPSDLKTILHSKRANIYYLEYCRVLVKGGRVEYVTDEGRRSHYWNIPIANTTTVLLGTGTSVTQAAMRELAKAGVLVGFCGGGGTPLFSANEVDIDVAWFSPQSEYRPTEYLQSWVRFWFDDEQRLEAARKIQQARLDQLKKHWLDNRQLKEQGFDIAADHLVPLLEQHRKNIQQAVNVTGLLTEEARLTKHLFKLAARAVSYGDFVRAKRGSGTDPANRFLDHGNYLAYGLGATATWVLGLPHGLAVLHGKTRRGGLVFDVADLVKDALVLPQAFLSAVKGEEEQEFRHRCIESLTRAEALDFMVDTLKDIATELGGAAS from the coding sequence ATGGATGATTTATCACCGTCAGATCTGAAAACCATACTGCACTCCAAGCGGGCAAATATTTATTATCTGGAATATTGCCGGGTGCTTGTTAAGGGCGGCCGGGTGGAATATGTCACCGATGAAGGGCGCCGTTCCCACTACTGGAACATTCCCATTGCCAACACCACCACGGTTTTACTGGGAACAGGCACTTCCGTGACCCAGGCTGCCATGCGGGAGCTGGCCAAGGCGGGGGTGCTGGTCGGTTTTTGTGGTGGGGGCGGAACCCCTTTGTTCAGCGCCAATGAAGTAGATATTGATGTGGCCTGGTTTTCTCCACAAAGCGAATACCGGCCCACCGAATATCTGCAGAGCTGGGTACGATTCTGGTTTGATGATGAACAGCGGCTGGAAGCGGCGCGAAAAATTCAACAGGCCAGACTGGATCAGTTGAAAAAGCACTGGCTGGATAACCGCCAGCTAAAAGAACAAGGGTTTGATATTGCTGCGGACCATCTGGTACCGCTGCTGGAGCAGCACCGGAAAAATATTCAGCAGGCAGTCAATGTCACCGGTTTATTGACCGAAGAAGCGCGCCTGACCAAGCATCTGTTCAAGCTGGCGGCCAGAGCCGTGTCTTATGGCGATTTTGTGCGTGCCAAGCGGGGTAGCGGCACCGATCCGGCCAACCGTTTTCTGGATCATGGTAACTATCTGGCTTATGGCCTGGGAGCCACGGCCACCTGGGTGCTGGGCTTGCCTCATGGCCTGGCTGTGCTGCACGGCAAAACCCGCCGGGGCGGCCTGGTGTTTGACGTGGCCGATCTGGTGAAAGATGCATTGGTTTTGCCTCAGGCGTTTTTGTCTGCTGTAAAAGGTGAAGAAGAGCAGGAATTTCGCCATCGCTGTATTGAGTCGCTGACCCGCGCCGAAGCCCTGGACTTTATGGTCGATACCTTAAAGGACATAGCAACAGAACTTGGGGGAGCGGCATCATGA
- a CDS encoding WYL domain-containing protein — protein sequence MIKPELHRRYWLIELVSHWEGRLTTGHLRQFFGLSRQQASKAINQYQQEHTGNLEYCASRKGYLPAQGFQPFHISGDVAEYLNWMTGQSAHAMPTEPGYGLAHHILRLPARQVSAQVVRRLVNALRHHERLEVDYGAVSSADRQGRIIVPVRFVNTGSRWHLRAWCEKAQNYRDFVLSRFHGTPEPEGTLLAPLPPDTGWNTHITLNISPDPRLSPEQQQALIHDYAMENGQLKINTRAALAGYLLKEMQINTKMLDGNPAAQQLILANYDEVKEWLF from the coding sequence ATGATAAAACCCGAACTCCATCGCCGTTACTGGCTGATTGAGCTTGTCAGCCATTGGGAAGGCCGGCTTACCACTGGACACCTGCGGCAGTTTTTTGGCCTGAGCCGTCAGCAGGCCAGCAAAGCCATCAATCAATATCAGCAGGAACATACCGGTAATCTGGAATATTGCGCGTCGCGCAAGGGCTATTTACCTGCCCAAGGTTTTCAGCCCTTTCATATTTCAGGCGACGTAGCCGAGTATCTCAACTGGATGACCGGCCAGAGCGCTCACGCCATGCCCACCGAGCCCGGCTATGGGCTGGCCCATCATATTTTGCGGTTGCCGGCCAGGCAGGTGTCTGCGCAGGTGGTCCGGCGATTGGTAAACGCACTGCGCCACCATGAGCGGCTGGAAGTGGACTATGGCGCGGTAAGCAGTGCCGACCGCCAGGGCCGCATTATTGTGCCGGTGCGCTTTGTAAACACCGGCAGCCGCTGGCACCTGCGTGCCTGGTGCGAAAAAGCACAAAACTACCGTGACTTTGTGCTCAGCCGCTTTCACGGCACGCCCGAGCCGGAAGGCACACTGCTGGCACCACTGCCGCCCGACACCGGCTGGAATACGCATATCACCCTCAATATCAGCCCCGATCCCCGTTTAAGCCCCGAACAACAACAGGCTCTGATCCACGACTACGCCATGGAAAACGGCCAGCTCAAAATAAACACCCGCGCCGCCCTGGCCGGTTACCTGCTAAAGGAAATGCAGATAAACACCAAAATGCTCGACGGTAACCCCGCCGCCCAGCAACTGATCCTCGCCAATTACGATGAGGTGAAGGAGTGGTTGTTTTGA
- the htpX gene encoding protease HtpX: MKRILLFIATNLAVVLVLGVVLNIVFSVLGIDSRSIGGLLVFCAVFGFGGATISLFMSKWMAKRAYGVQVIEQPRNEMEHWLFTTVQRQAQQAGIGMPEVGIYDSPDMNAFATGASRNSSLVAVSTGLMYGMNRDEAEAVLAHEVSHVANGDMVTLTLIQGVVNTFVMFFARIVANVISGVLSNNSEEEEGGGMGGIAYFATVMVLELVFGILASIIVMWFSRQREYRADEGGARLAGREKMIAALERLRHGPESQLEGSLAAFGINGKRHSELFMSHPPLEKRIQALRGHR; the protein is encoded by the coding sequence ATGAAACGCATACTGTTGTTTATTGCCACCAACCTCGCCGTGGTCCTGGTGCTGGGCGTGGTGCTGAACATAGTGTTTTCGGTGCTGGGCATTGACAGCCGCAGCATTGGCGGCCTGCTGGTGTTCTGTGCCGTGTTTGGCTTTGGCGGTGCCACCATTTCGCTGTTTATGTCCAAGTGGATGGCCAAGCGCGCCTACGGCGTGCAGGTGATTGAACAACCTCGCAACGAAATGGAGCACTGGCTGTTCACCACAGTGCAGCGCCAGGCCCAGCAGGCTGGCATTGGCATGCCGGAAGTGGGCATTTACGACTCTCCCGACATGAACGCCTTTGCCACCGGCGCCAGCCGCAACAGCTCGCTGGTGGCGGTGTCCACCGGCCTGATGTACGGCATGAACCGGGATGAAGCCGAAGCCGTGCTGGCCCATGAGGTGAGCCACGTGGCCAACGGCGACATGGTTACCCTCACCCTGATCCAAGGGGTAGTGAACACCTTTGTGATGTTCTTTGCCCGCATCGTGGCCAACGTGATCAGCGGCGTTCTCAGCAACAACAGCGAGGAAGAAGAAGGCGGCGGCATGGGCGGCATTGCCTACTTCGCTACCGTCATGGTGCTGGAGCTGGTGTTCGGCATTCTGGCCTCCATCATCGTGATGTGGTTCAGCCGTCAGCGGGAATACCGTGCCGACGAAGGCGGCGCCCGCCTGGCCGGCCGCGAAAAAATGATCGCCGCCCTCGAGCGCCTGCGCCACGGCCCGGAATCGCAGCTGGAAGGTTCTCTCGCCGCCTTTGGTATTAACGGCAAGCGCCACAGCGAGCTGTTTATGAGCCACCCGCCGCTGGAAAAACGCATTCAGGCGCTGCGCGGCCACCGTTAA
- the bioD gene encoding dethiobiotin synthase, protein MVKTFFVTGTDTEVGKTFVTRALMRAAKEAGKQVLGYKPVASGCELTDGSLRNEDALTLQAESSIRLPYAMHNPYAFAPAIAPHIAAEQAGEVIALPRIAEGLARLRETAADWIFAEGAGGWRLPLGQGHFLSDWVKKEHLPVILVVGARLGCINHALLSLEAIRHDGLVVAGWVLNRVDAHMSHYEENAATLKQLISAPFLGEVPRLTEQEAETAQSFIDLAPLLK, encoded by the coding sequence ATGGTTAAGACTTTTTTTGTGACCGGCACCGACACCGAAGTGGGCAAAACCTTTGTTACCCGCGCCCTGATGCGCGCCGCCAAAGAGGCGGGCAAACAGGTGCTGGGCTACAAGCCGGTGGCCTCGGGCTGTGAGCTGACAGACGGCAGCCTCAGGAATGAAGACGCGCTCACCTTGCAGGCCGAGTCCAGCATTCGGCTGCCCTATGCCATGCATAATCCTTACGCCTTCGCCCCGGCCATTGCCCCGCACATTGCCGCCGAGCAGGCGGGGGAAGTGATTGCACTGCCCCGCATTGCCGAGGGGCTGGCCCGGCTCAGGGAGACCGCCGCCGACTGGATTTTTGCCGAAGGCGCCGGCGGCTGGCGACTGCCCCTGGGGCAGGGCCATTTTCTTTCCGACTGGGTAAAGAAGGAGCACCTGCCGGTGATCCTGGTGGTGGGGGCGCGCCTTGGCTGCATTAACCACGCCCTGCTCAGCCTTGAAGCCATTCGTCACGACGGTCTGGTAGTGGCCGGCTGGGTGCTGAACCGGGTGGATGCTCACATGAGTCACTATGAGGAAAACGCGGCCACCCTCAAGCAGCTGATTTCCGCTCCCTTTCTGGGCGAAGTGCCGAGGCTCACCGAGCAGGAGGCCGAGACCGCCCAAAGCTTTATTGATCTTGCACCGCTGCTGAAATAA
- a CDS encoding methyltransferase domain-containing protein produces the protein MQQVDKHRVAAAFSRAATSYDRHNALQRRSGEALLAHLPARAHTGLDLGCGSGWFAPMLKQRAQRLLALDLSPAMLQQAATRAEITPLCADMDAPPVAEASLDFIFANLCMQWSSDTAAWLDNWSKRLKPGGVMVFSTLLEGSLAELAASWQALDDHAHINRFIAEPLLRAQLAATGRDWQLHTATEQLFYPELKGLLLDLKGIGANQVNGQRRRGLLGKAAWQRLNLIYPKNQQGHCVATYRLAYGVIYG, from the coding sequence ATGCAACAGGTGGATAAACACCGGGTGGCCGCCGCCTTCAGCCGGGCGGCCACCAGCTATGACCGCCACAACGCCCTGCAGCGGCGCAGCGGAGAGGCGCTGCTGGCGCATCTGCCGGCGCGGGCGCACACCGGGCTGGATCTGGGCTGTGGCAGCGGCTGGTTTGCCCCCATGCTGAAACAGCGGGCACAGCGCCTGCTGGCGCTGGACTTGTCCCCCGCCATGCTGCAACAGGCGGCCACCCGGGCCGAGATTACTCCCCTGTGTGCCGACATGGATGCCCCGCCTGTGGCCGAGGCCAGCCTCGATTTCATCTTCGCCAACCTGTGCATGCAGTGGAGCAGCGACACCGCCGCCTGGCTTGACAACTGGAGTAAACGGCTCAAGCCCGGTGGTGTGATGGTGTTTTCCACCCTGCTGGAGGGCAGCCTGGCGGAGCTGGCCGCAAGCTGGCAAGCTCTGGATGATCACGCCCATATCAACCGTTTTATTGCCGAGCCGCTGTTGCGTGCGCAACTCGCTGCCACCGGCCGCGACTGGCAGTTGCATACCGCCACCGAGCAGTTGTTTTATCCCGAGCTCAAGGGCCTGTTGCTCGATCTCAAGGGCATTGGCGCCAACCAGGTGAACGGCCAGCGCCGGCGCGGCCTGCTGGGCAAGGCCGCCTGGCAGCGGCTCAATCTCATCTATCCTAAAAACCAACAGGGCCACTGCGTGGCCACCTACCGGCTGGCATATGGAGTGATTTATGGTTAA
- the bioF gene encoding 8-amino-7-oxononanoate synthase — protein MPFNLSLAGRAAAGLKRSVPAIDRVNGRWLHAGGEQYLNFAGNDYLGLSRAPELQAASEQAARDYGVGAVASPLVVGHQAIHRELEAELCDWLGLEAVMLFSSGFSANQAVVKALLGKEHTLWQDRLNHASLQEAGLLSPARLVRFAHNDMAALEGRLRPSAGLIVSEGVFSMDGDTAPWPELVKLARQSGNWLMIDDAHGLGVLGNEGRGTLDEQGLAPTSVNIFMGTFGKALGVSGAFVGGSRALVEYLHNFGRSYIYSTHLPPPQAAAVLAAVRLVRRADDKRAHLRNLVSQFRAGVAALPLQLLPSATAIQPLVVGEEAATLALAAALKQQGLWTGAIRPPTVPKGSARLRITLSAAHTEADVQRLIDALHSAL, from the coding sequence ATGCCCTTTAACCTGAGCCTGGCCGGGCGCGCCGCCGCCGGGCTGAAACGCAGTGTGCCAGCCATTGACCGGGTAAACGGCCGCTGGCTGCACGCCGGTGGCGAGCAATATCTCAACTTTGCCGGCAACGACTACCTGGGCCTGAGCCGGGCTCCCGAGCTGCAGGCGGCCAGTGAACAGGCGGCGCGGGACTACGGCGTGGGTGCCGTGGCTTCGCCGCTGGTGGTGGGCCATCAGGCCATCCACCGGGAGCTGGAAGCCGAGCTGTGTGACTGGCTGGGGCTGGAGGCGGTGATGCTGTTCAGCTCCGGGTTTTCCGCCAATCAGGCGGTTGTCAAGGCGCTGCTTGGCAAGGAGCACACCCTGTGGCAGGACAGGCTCAACCACGCCTCGCTGCAGGAGGCCGGCCTGCTCAGCCCGGCGCGCCTGGTGCGCTTTGCCCATAACGACATGGCCGCGCTGGAGGGCAGGCTCAGGCCATCGGCGGGGCTGATTGTGTCGGAAGGGGTGTTCAGCATGGACGGCGACACCGCGCCCTGGCCCGAGCTGGTGAAGCTGGCCCGGCAAAGCGGCAACTGGCTGATGATCGACGACGCCCACGGCCTGGGTGTGCTGGGCAACGAAGGCAGGGGCACGCTGGATGAACAGGGGCTCGCCCCGACCAGCGTGAACATCTTTATGGGCACCTTCGGCAAGGCGCTGGGGGTAAGCGGCGCCTTTGTCGGCGGCAGCCGGGCGCTGGTGGAGTATCTGCACAATTTCGGCCGCAGCTACATCTACAGTACGCACTTGCCTCCGCCCCAGGCCGCCGCCGTGCTGGCCGCGGTGCGGCTGGTGCGCCGGGCCGACGACAAGCGGGCGCACCTGCGCAATCTGGTTTCGCAGTTTCGCGCCGGGGTGGCCGCATTACCGCTGCAACTGCTGCCTTCCGCCACAGCCATACAGCCCCTGGTGGTGGGCGAAGAAGCCGCTACCCTGGCGCTTGCCGCCGCGCTCAAACAACAGGGGCTGTGGACCGGCGCCATTCGTCCGCCCACCGTGCCCAAGGGCTCGGCCCGGTTGCGCATTACCCTGAGCGCCGCTCACACCGAGGCCGATGTGCAACGGCTGATTGATGCCCTGCACAGTGCTTTGTAG
- the bioB gene encoding biotin synthase BioB codes for MSRTLWTREQVLELFDRPFFDLLFEAQQVHRANFDPNEVQVSTLLSIKTGACPEDCKYCPQSARYNTGLETERLMEVEKVLERAREAKSNGSSRFCMGAAWRNPKERDMPYLVKMVQEVKAMGLETCMTLGMLNADQAGRLAEAGLDYYNHNLDTSPEFYGDIITTRTYADRLNTLENVREAGMKVCSGGIVGLGETPEDRAGLLLALANLPRQPESVPINMLVKVKGTPLENQDDLDDFDFIRTIAVARILMPKSHVRLSAGREKMNDQMQALCFMAGANSIFYGCKLLTTPNPDENSDMQLFKRLGLRPSGVSQKPDEMAEIELHEQIAEQNAPKPLYYEA; via the coding sequence ATGAGCCGTACACTCTGGACCCGCGAGCAAGTGCTCGAACTGTTTGACCGCCCGTTTTTCGATCTGCTGTTTGAAGCCCAGCAGGTGCACAGGGCCAACTTCGACCCCAACGAAGTGCAGGTAAGCACCCTGCTTTCCATCAAGACCGGCGCCTGTCCGGAAGACTGCAAATACTGCCCCCAGAGCGCCCGCTACAACACCGGGCTGGAAACCGAACGGCTGATGGAAGTGGAAAAGGTGCTGGAGCGGGCCCGCGAAGCCAAGAGCAACGGCTCCAGCCGGTTCTGCATGGGCGCGGCCTGGCGCAATCCCAAGGAGCGCGACATGCCCTATCTGGTGAAGATGGTGCAGGAAGTGAAGGCCATGGGGCTGGAAACCTGCATGACCCTGGGCATGCTCAACGCCGACCAGGCCGGCCGGCTGGCAGAAGCCGGACTGGATTATTACAACCACAACCTCGACACCAGCCCCGAGTTCTACGGCGACATCATTACCACCCGCACCTATGCCGACCGGCTTAACACCCTGGAAAACGTGCGCGAGGCCGGCATGAAGGTGTGCTCCGGCGGCATTGTGGGCCTGGGAGAAACCCCGGAAGACCGCGCCGGCCTGCTGCTGGCCCTGGCCAACCTGCCGCGCCAGCCCGAAAGCGTGCCCATCAACATGCTGGTAAAGGTAAAAGGGACTCCGCTGGAAAATCAGGACGATCTCGACGACTTCGACTTTATCCGCACCATTGCCGTGGCCCGCATTCTGATGCCCAAGAGCCACGTGCGCCTCTCGGCCGGCCGCGAGAAGATGAACGACCAGATGCAGGCCCTGTGCTTTATGGCCGGTGCCAACTCCATCTTTTATGGCTGCAAGCTGCTCACCACCCCCAACCCGGACGAAAACAGCGACATGCAGCTGTTCAAGCGGCTGGGCCTGCGCCCCAGCGGCGTGAGTCAGAAGCCCGACGAAATGGCGGAGATTGAACTGCACGAGCAGATTGCCGAGCAAAACGCGCCCAAACCACTGTATTACGAAGCCTGA